In one Cronobacter dublinensis subsp. dublinensis LMG 23823 genomic region, the following are encoded:
- a CDS encoding lysine exporter LysO family protein, producing the protein MFSGLLIIVVPLILGYLIPLHKAGALRFINQLLSWLVYIILFFMGISLAFLDDLSANLLAIFHYSAVSITVIMLCNIAALLWLERTLPWRHQHHQEKLPSRLAMALESLKLCGVVVLGFVLGLTGLAFLKHATAASEYTLIFLLFLIGIQLRNNGMTLRQIVLNRRGMMVAVVVLGSSLIAGVVNALLLGLPLRAGLAMASGFGWYSLSGILMTEAYGPVIGSAAFFNDLGRELIAIMLIPTLVRRSRSTALGICGATSMDFTLPVLQRSGGLELVPAAIVHGFILSLLVPLLMALFAA; encoded by the coding sequence ATGTTTTCAGGACTGTTAATCATCGTAGTACCGCTTATTCTCGGCTACCTTATTCCCCTGCACAAAGCAGGCGCGCTGCGGTTTATTAATCAACTGTTAAGCTGGCTGGTCTATATCATCCTGTTTTTTATGGGGATAAGCCTGGCGTTTCTTGACGATCTTTCGGCCAATCTGCTGGCGATTTTTCACTATTCCGCCGTCAGCATTACGGTCATCATGCTGTGCAATATCGCCGCACTGCTGTGGCTGGAGCGCACGCTCCCGTGGCGGCATCAGCATCATCAGGAGAAACTGCCGTCGCGCCTCGCGATGGCGCTGGAATCGCTGAAGCTGTGCGGCGTGGTGGTGCTTGGTTTTGTGCTGGGGCTGACCGGCCTCGCGTTTCTTAAGCACGCTACAGCAGCGAGCGAATACACCTTAATTTTCCTGCTGTTCCTGATAGGTATTCAGCTTCGCAACAACGGCATGACGCTCAGGCAGATTGTGCTCAACCGGCGCGGCATGATGGTGGCGGTCGTGGTGCTGGGCAGTTCGCTTATCGCAGGCGTGGTGAACGCGCTGCTGCTGGGGCTGCCGCTGCGCGCGGGGCTTGCGATGGCGTCGGGTTTCGGCTGGTATTCGCTCTCCGGCATTCTGATGACGGAAGCGTACGGGCCGGTTATCGGCAGCGCCGCGTTTTTTAACGATCTGGGCCGCGAGCTTATCGCCATCATGCTGATCCCGACCCTGGTGCGCCGAAGCCGTTCGACCGCGCTCGGTATCTGCGGGGCGACGTCAATGGACTTCACGCTGCCGGTGTTACAGCGCAGCGGCGGGCTAGAGCTGGTGCCTGCCGCCATCGTTCACGGTTTTATCCTGAGCCTGCTGGTGCCGTTGCTGATGGCGCTGTTTGCCGCCTGA
- a CDS encoding ATP-dependent nuclease: MFLERVEIAGFRGINRLSLTLEHNNVLIGENAWGKSSLLDALTLLLNPGDALYSFTRHDFWFPPGDIHGRERHLHLILIFREAQPGDFQRHRYRGLRSLWTPGDDNYQRIFYRLEGELNDDDSVLTLRSFLNAQGEALALDDIDTLARQLIRLSPVLRLRDARFMRRLHDSAIAHTPQVEVTARELDYLTRELVARPQNLTDEQIRQGLSAMVQLLEHYFSEQGTAGPRYRLMRRHSHDEQRSWRYLDIINRMIDKPGGRAYRVILLGLFSTLLQAKGNVRLDKYARPLLLVEDPETRLHPIMLSVAWQLLNLLPLQKLTTTNSGELLSMTPVEEVCRLVRASGKVAAWRLGPGGMNAEDSRRIAFHIRFNRPSSLFARCWLLVEGETEVWMMNELARQCGYHFEAEGIKVIEFAQSGLKPLIKFARRMGIEWHVLVDGDDAGRKYAATVKGLVNNDGEQVRQHLTELPALDMEHFMYREGFEAVFYRVAQLPDGVHMNMRRVIVKAIHRSSKPDLAIEVAMEAARRGTDAVPSLLRKMFSRVLWLARGRAD, translated from the coding sequence ATGTTTCTTGAGCGCGTGGAGATCGCCGGGTTCCGTGGAATTAATCGTCTGTCGTTAACGCTTGAGCATAATAATGTCCTGATTGGCGAAAACGCGTGGGGGAAATCGAGCCTGCTGGATGCGCTCACGCTGCTGCTGAACCCCGGCGACGCGCTCTATTCCTTCACCCGCCACGATTTCTGGTTTCCGCCTGGCGATATTCACGGGCGCGAGCGTCATCTGCACCTGATCCTTATCTTCCGTGAGGCGCAGCCGGGCGATTTTCAGCGGCATCGCTATCGCGGCCTGCGCTCGCTCTGGACGCCAGGCGACGATAATTATCAGCGCATTTTCTACCGGCTGGAGGGCGAGCTTAACGACGACGACAGCGTGCTGACGCTGCGCAGCTTTCTCAACGCGCAGGGCGAGGCGCTGGCGCTTGACGATATCGACACCCTGGCGCGCCAGCTCATCCGGCTAAGCCCGGTGCTGCGCCTGCGCGACGCGCGCTTTATGCGCCGCCTGCATGACAGCGCCATCGCCCATACGCCGCAGGTGGAGGTCACCGCCCGCGAGCTCGATTACCTGACGCGCGAGCTGGTTGCCCGCCCGCAGAACCTCACGGATGAACAAATTCGCCAGGGGCTCTCGGCGATGGTGCAATTGCTGGAGCACTACTTTTCCGAACAAGGGACCGCGGGCCCGCGTTACCGCCTGATGCGCCGCCATTCGCATGATGAACAGCGCAGCTGGCGCTATCTCGACATTATCAATCGCATGATTGATAAACCCGGCGGGCGGGCCTATCGGGTGATCCTGCTCGGGCTTTTCTCCACGCTGTTACAGGCGAAAGGCAACGTGCGGCTCGATAAATACGCCCGTCCGCTCCTGCTGGTGGAAGACCCCGAAACGCGTCTGCACCCCATTATGCTGTCGGTGGCCTGGCAATTATTGAACCTGCTGCCGCTGCAAAAACTGACCACCACCAACTCGGGCGAACTACTGTCGATGACGCCCGTGGAAGAGGTGTGCCGCCTGGTGCGCGCCTCCGGCAAAGTGGCGGCCTGGCGGCTTGGCCCCGGCGGTATGAACGCCGAAGACAGCCGCCGTATTGCGTTTCATATCCGTTTTAATCGCCCCTCGTCGCTGTTCGCGCGCTGCTGGCTGCTGGTGGAAGGCGAGACCGAAGTCTGGATGATGAACGAACTGGCGCGCCAGTGCGGCTACCATTTCGAAGCCGAAGGTATAAAGGTCATTGAGTTTGCCCAGTCAGGCTTAAAGCCGCTGATTAAATTCGCCCGCCGCATGGGCATCGAATGGCATGTGCTGGTGGATGGCGACGACGCTGGACGCAAATATGCCGCGACGGTGAAGGGCCTGGTCAATAACGACGGCGAACAGGTGCGCCAGCATTTAACCGAGCTCCCTGCGCTCGATATGGAGCACTTTATGTATCGCGAAGGGTTTGAGGCGGTGTTTTACCGGGTGGCGCAGCTGCCGGACGGCGTGCATATGAATATGCGGCGGGTCATCGTCAAGGCTATCCATCGCTCTTCAAAGCCTGATCTGGCCATTGAAGTGGCGATGGAAGCCGCGCGCCGCGGCACCGACGCCGTGCCGTCGCTGCTGCGCAAAATGTTCTCCCGCGTGCTGTGGCTCGCCCGGGGCCGCGCGGATTAA
- a CDS encoding VirK/YbjX family protein — MTALAELSVQPPAHNAWQLFRLLATGQKAPGLAWQNPAYRRKFMLRSLATPFATRRWLAVLARQPMLDALLYAQPGLPCRLHRPWLSVTLSREQALAALEYHYQHITRLLPAALMHGHLTRQGVTLATLTGKNDASYRLDLAAVADLDKEGETTVIFRDAAGVVLAEMTFTLCDVDGKSTLFIGGLQGAKAWVEHDQIQLATKACHGLFPKRLLLEAVCLLAQHFGVNQILAVSNDTHIYRSWRYAKKKKDKLHADYDSFWASLGGEKDAQGLYHMPLQVARKSLEEIASKKRAEYRRRYELLDSMTAQIAAWFNER; from the coding sequence ATGACCGCACTCGCCGAACTTTCTGTACAACCGCCAGCCCACAACGCCTGGCAACTCTTCCGCCTGCTTGCGACCGGTCAGAAAGCGCCGGGCCTCGCGTGGCAGAACCCGGCCTATCGCCGTAAATTTATGCTCCGTTCGCTGGCGACCCCTTTCGCCACCCGTCGCTGGCTCGCGGTGCTGGCGCGACAGCCGATGCTGGATGCCCTGCTGTATGCCCAGCCGGGTCTGCCGTGCCGTCTGCACCGCCCCTGGCTCTCCGTAACCCTTTCACGTGAGCAGGCGCTGGCGGCGCTGGAATATCATTACCAGCATATTACTCGCCTGCTGCCCGCCGCGCTGATGCACGGCCACCTGACGCGCCAGGGCGTTACGCTTGCCACGCTTACCGGGAAAAACGACGCGTCGTATCGTCTCGACCTCGCGGCCGTCGCGGACCTCGATAAAGAGGGCGAAACCACTGTGATTTTCCGCGATGCCGCAGGCGTCGTTCTCGCCGAGATGACATTCACCCTGTGCGACGTTGACGGAAAAAGCACGCTGTTTATTGGCGGTTTACAGGGCGCCAAAGCCTGGGTCGAACACGATCAGATCCAGCTTGCGACCAAAGCCTGCCACGGGCTGTTCCCCAAACGCCTGCTGCTGGAGGCCGTCTGCCTGCTGGCGCAGCATTTCGGCGTAAACCAGATCCTCGCCGTCAGCAACGATACGCACATCTACCGCAGCTGGCGTTACGCGAAGAAGAAAAAAGACAAACTGCATGCCGACTACGACAGCTTCTGGGCGTCGCTTGGCGGTGAGAAGGATGCGCAGGGGCTGTACCACATGCCGCTGCAGGTCGCGCGAAAATCCCTTGAGGAGATTGCCAGCAAAAAACGCGCGGAGTATCGCCGCCGTTATGAACTGCTGGACAGCATGACCGCCCAGATTGCCGCGTGGTTTAACGAAAGGTAG
- the macA gene encoding macrolide transporter subunit MacA, translated as MKLKGRIKKRYVVLALVIIIGGIWLWKTLNAPLPRYQTMLVRKGDLQQSVLATGKLDALRKVDVGAQVSGQLKTLSVNIGDKVKKDQLLGVIDPEQAENQIKEVEATLMELRAQRRQAEAEMKLARVTLSRQQQLAHTQAISRQDLDTAATELAVKEAQIGTIDAQIQRNQASLSTARTNLDYTRITAPIAGEVTQITTLQGQTVIAAQQAPNILTLADLSTMLVKAQVSEADVIHLKPGQKAWFTVLGDPLTRYEGRLKDILPTPEKINDAIFYYARFEVPNPQGVLRLDMTAQVHIQLGGVNDVLTIPLAALGEPVGDNRYNVTLLRNGETREREVTIGVRNDTQVEVVKGLDEGDEVVIGRAVGSDQ; from the coding sequence ATGAAGCTTAAGGGAAGGATCAAGAAGCGCTACGTGGTGCTGGCTCTGGTTATCATTATTGGCGGTATCTGGCTGTGGAAGACACTGAACGCGCCGCTGCCACGCTATCAGACCATGCTGGTGCGCAAAGGAGATTTGCAACAGAGCGTACTGGCCACCGGCAAACTCGACGCGCTGCGTAAAGTCGATGTCGGCGCGCAGGTAAGCGGCCAGCTAAAAACATTGTCGGTTAACATCGGCGATAAAGTGAAAAAGGATCAGCTGCTTGGGGTGATTGACCCGGAGCAGGCCGAAAACCAGATCAAAGAAGTCGAAGCGACGCTAATGGAGCTGCGCGCCCAGCGGCGTCAGGCCGAAGCCGAGATGAAACTCGCCCGCGTCACGCTCTCCCGCCAGCAGCAGCTCGCACATACCCAGGCGATTTCACGTCAGGATCTCGATACCGCCGCTACGGAACTGGCGGTGAAAGAGGCGCAAATCGGCACTATTGACGCGCAAATCCAGCGTAACCAGGCGTCGCTCAGCACCGCCAGAACCAATCTGGACTACACCCGCATTACCGCGCCCATTGCGGGCGAAGTGACGCAGATAACCACGCTTCAGGGCCAGACGGTGATCGCCGCCCAACAGGCGCCGAATATTCTGACGCTTGCCGATCTCAGCACGATGCTGGTGAAGGCGCAGGTTTCTGAGGCGGACGTTATTCATCTCAAACCCGGACAGAAAGCCTGGTTTACCGTGCTTGGCGACCCGCTGACCCGTTACGAAGGGCGGCTGAAAGATATTCTGCCGACGCCTGAGAAAATCAACGACGCCATTTTTTACTACGCCCGTTTTGAAGTGCCGAACCCGCAGGGCGTGCTGCGTCTTGATATGACCGCTCAGGTGCATATCCAGCTCGGCGGCGTTAACGATGTGCTGACCATTCCGCTGGCGGCGCTGGGCGAGCCGGTCGGCGATAATCGCTATAACGTCACGCTTTTGCGCAACGGCGAAACCCGCGAGCGCGAGGTGACCATCGGCGTGCGTAACGATACCCAGGTAGAAGTGGTTAAAGGCCTCGACGAAGGCGATGAAGTGGTGATCGGCCGCGCGGTCGGGAGCGACCAATGA
- the macB gene encoding macrolide ABC transporter ATP-binding protein/permease MacB, with the protein MTALLELRDIRRSYPSGDTEVEVLKGVSLTIHAGEMVAIVGASGSGKSTLMNILGCLDKPSSGSYKVAGVDVATLSGDALARLRREHFGFIFQRYHLLSHLTAAQNVEVPAIYAGTGRAARQARARELLARLGLEARVDYQPSQLSGGQQQRVSIARALMNGGQVILADEPTGALDSHSGEEVIATLKQLRDRGHTVIIVTHDPNVAAQAERVIEIRDGEIISNPPPVAAREGARLNTQPHDAPALGQFINSFREALTMAWLAMAANKMRTLLTMLGIIIGIASVVSIVVVGDAAKQMVLEDIRSIGTNTIDVYPGKDFGDDDPQYQQALQYDDLQAIQRQPWVSSATPAVSQNLRLRYGNVDVAASANGVSGQYFNVYGMTFSEGNTFNDEQLRGRAQVVVIDSNARRQLFPNKASVVGEVVLVGNMPATVIGVAEEKQSMFGSSKILRVWMPYSTMSGRIMGQSWLNSVTVRVKEGYDSGEAEQQLTRLLTLRHGKKDFFTWNMDGVLKTAEKTTRTLQLFLTLVAVISLVVGGIGVMNIMLVSVTERTREIGIRMAVGARASDVLQQFLIEAVLVCLVGGALGIGLSLLIAFALQLILPGWEIGFSPVALLTAFLCSSATGVLFGWLPARSAARLNPVDALARE; encoded by the coding sequence ATGACGGCGCTGCTTGAGCTGCGGGATATTCGCCGCAGTTATCCGTCAGGCGACACCGAGGTTGAAGTGCTGAAAGGCGTCTCTCTGACTATTCACGCCGGTGAAATGGTGGCGATTGTTGGGGCTTCCGGTTCCGGTAAATCGACGCTGATGAATATTCTTGGCTGCCTCGATAAGCCGAGCAGCGGCAGCTATAAGGTGGCGGGCGTGGATGTGGCGACGCTTTCTGGCGACGCGCTGGCCCGCCTGCGCCGCGAACACTTCGGCTTTATCTTCCAGCGTTACCATCTGCTCTCGCATCTGACCGCGGCGCAGAATGTCGAAGTCCCGGCGATTTATGCCGGCACCGGGCGCGCCGCGCGGCAGGCGCGGGCGCGGGAATTGCTGGCGCGGCTCGGTCTTGAGGCGCGGGTGGATTATCAGCCCTCGCAGCTCTCCGGCGGGCAGCAGCAGCGCGTGAGTATCGCCCGCGCGCTGATGAACGGCGGCCAGGTGATCCTCGCCGACGAACCGACCGGCGCGCTCGACAGCCACTCCGGCGAAGAGGTTATCGCGACGCTCAAACAGCTGCGTGACCGCGGACACACCGTGATTATCGTGACCCACGACCCGAACGTCGCCGCCCAGGCGGAGCGCGTCATTGAAATTCGCGACGGGGAAATCATCAGCAACCCGCCGCCGGTGGCGGCGCGTGAAGGGGCAAGGCTCAATACGCAGCCGCACGACGCCCCGGCATTAGGGCAGTTTATCAATAGCTTTCGCGAGGCGCTCACCATGGCGTGGCTCGCGATGGCAGCCAATAAGATGCGCACGCTGCTGACGATGCTCGGGATTATCATCGGCATCGCGTCGGTGGTCTCTATCGTGGTGGTCGGTGATGCCGCCAAGCAGATGGTGCTTGAGGATATCCGCTCTATCGGTACGAATACGATAGACGTCTACCCGGGTAAGGATTTCGGCGATGACGATCCGCAATATCAGCAGGCGTTGCAGTATGACGATTTGCAGGCGATCCAGCGCCAGCCGTGGGTAAGCTCCGCCACGCCCGCCGTCTCGCAGAATTTACGCCTGCGCTACGGCAATGTGGATGTGGCCGCCAGCGCCAACGGCGTGAGCGGGCAATATTTTAACGTCTACGGCATGACCTTTAGCGAGGGCAACACCTTCAACGACGAGCAGCTGCGCGGTCGTGCGCAAGTTGTGGTTATCGACAGCAACGCGCGTCGCCAGCTCTTTCCGAATAAGGCAAGCGTGGTCGGCGAAGTGGTGCTGGTGGGCAACATGCCTGCGACGGTCATCGGCGTGGCGGAAGAGAAGCAGTCGATGTTCGGCAGCAGCAAAATTCTGCGCGTCTGGATGCCTTACAGCACGATGTCCGGGCGCATCATGGGGCAGTCGTGGCTGAACTCCGTCACGGTGCGCGTAAAAGAGGGCTACGACAGCGGCGAGGCGGAGCAGCAGCTGACCCGCCTGCTGACGCTGCGCCACGGCAAAAAAGACTTTTTCACCTGGAACATGGATGGTGTATTGAAAACGGCGGAAAAGACCACACGTACTCTTCAGCTGTTTTTAACGCTGGTGGCGGTGATTTCGCTGGTGGTCGGTGGGATCGGGGTGATGAATATCATGCTGGTGTCGGTCACCGAACGCACCCGTGAAATCGGCATCCGCATGGCGGTTGGCGCGCGCGCAAGCGACGTACTCCAGCAGTTTCTCATCGAAGCGGTGCTGGTTTGTCTGGTGGGTGGGGCGCTCGGCATTGGGTTGTCGCTGCTTATCGCCTTTGCGCTGCAACTCATCCTGCCCGGCTGGGAGATTGGCTTTTCGCCGGTGGCATTGCTGACCGCGTTTTTATGTTCAAGCGCGACGGGCGTTTTATTCGGCTGGTTGCCTGCCCGCAGCGCCGCGCGGCTCAATCCTGTGGATGCGCTGGCGCGGGAATAA
- the cspD gene encoding cold shock-like protein CspD, whose protein sequence is METGTVKWFNNAKGFGFICPEGGGEDIFAHYSTIQMDGYRTLKAGQVVRFDVHQGPKGNHASVIVPLEAEVASAVA, encoded by the coding sequence ATGGAGACGGGTACTGTTAAATGGTTCAATAACGCCAAAGGGTTTGGGTTCATCTGCCCTGAAGGCGGCGGCGAAGATATCTTCGCGCACTACTCTACAATCCAGATGGACGGCTACAGAACGCTGAAAGCCGGACAAGTCGTGAGGTTCGATGTACATCAGGGTCCCAAAGGCAACCATGCCAGCGTCATTGTCCCTCTTGAAGCAGAAGTCGCATCCGCAGTTGCGTAA
- the clpS gene encoding ATP-dependent Clp protease adapter ClpS — protein MSKDKSWLDFDHLAEDDLREALKPPSMYKVILMNDDYTPMEFVIDVLQKFFSYDVERATQLMLTVHYQGKAICGVFTAEVAETKVALVNKYARENDHPLLCTLEKA, from the coding sequence ATGAGTAAAGACAAAAGTTGGCTGGATTTTGACCATTTGGCGGAAGATGACCTGCGCGAAGCGCTAAAGCCGCCATCTATGTATAAAGTTATATTAATGAACGATGATTACACGCCGATGGAATTTGTCATTGACGTGCTGCAAAAGTTCTTTTCTTATGATGTAGAACGTGCAACGCAATTGATGCTCACGGTTCACTATCAGGGGAAGGCCATCTGTGGCGTTTTCACCGCGGAAGTGGCGGAAACCAAAGTGGCGCTGGTGAACAAATATGCGAGGGAGAACGATCATCCGTTGTTGTGTACGCTGGAAAAAGCCTGA
- the clpA gene encoding ATP-dependent Clp protease ATP-binding subunit ClpA gives MLNQELELSLNMAFARAREHRHEFMTVEHLLLALLSNPSAREALEACSVDLVALRQELEAFIEQTTPVLPMTEEERDTQPTLSFQRVLQRAVFHVQSSGRSEVTGANVLVAIFSEQESQAAYLLRKHEVSRLDVVNFISHGTRKDEPGQAPGNDNPVNEEQAGGEERMENFTTNLNQLARVGGIDPLIGRDKELERAIQVLCRRRKNNPLLVGESGVGKTAIAEGLAWRIVQGDVPEVMADCTIYALDIGSLLAGTKYRGDFEKRFKALLKQLEQDNNSILFIDEIHTIIGAGAASGGQVDAANLIKPLLSSGKIRVMGSTTYQEFSNIFEKDRALARRFQKIDITEPSVDETVQIINGLKPKYEAHHDVRYTAKAVRAAVELAVKYINDRHLPDKAIDVIDEAGARARLMPVSKRKKTVNVADIESVVARIARIPEKSVSQSDRDTLKNLGDRLKMLVFGQDKAIEALTEAIKMSRAGLGHDRKPVGSFLFAGPTGVGKTEVTVQLSKALGIELLRFDMSEYMERHTVSRLIGAPPGYVGFDQGGLLTDAVIKHPHAVLLLDEIEKAHPDVFNLLLQVMDNGTLTDNNGRKADFRNVILVMTTNAGVRETERKSIGLIRQDNSTDAMEEIKKIFTPEFRNRLDNIIWFNHLSAEVIHQVVDKFIVELQAQLDQKGVSLEVSQEARDWLAEKGYDRAMGARPMTRVIQDNLKKPLANELLFGSLVDGGQVSVALDKDGDKLTYSFQSAQKHKPEAAH, from the coding sequence ATGCTCAACCAGGAACTGGAACTCAGTTTAAACATGGCTTTCGCCAGAGCGCGCGAGCACCGACACGAGTTTATGACCGTCGAGCATCTGTTACTGGCTTTGCTCAGTAACCCATCGGCACGGGAGGCGCTTGAAGCCTGCTCCGTGGATCTGGTGGCGCTGCGTCAGGAACTCGAAGCCTTCATCGAACAAACCACACCCGTACTGCCCATGACTGAAGAAGAGCGCGACACGCAGCCGACGCTCAGCTTCCAGCGCGTATTGCAGCGTGCGGTATTCCACGTGCAGTCCTCCGGCCGTAGCGAAGTGACGGGCGCCAATGTTCTGGTGGCCATCTTTAGCGAACAGGAGTCCCAGGCGGCGTATCTGTTGCGTAAACATGAAGTCAGCCGCCTTGATGTGGTGAATTTCATCTCTCACGGCACCCGTAAAGACGAGCCAGGCCAGGCGCCGGGCAATGACAATCCGGTCAACGAAGAGCAGGCAGGCGGGGAGGAGCGTATGGAAAACTTCACCACCAATCTCAATCAGCTTGCCCGCGTTGGCGGCATCGACCCGCTGATTGGCCGCGATAAAGAGCTGGAACGCGCTATTCAGGTGCTCTGCCGTCGCCGGAAAAACAACCCGCTGCTGGTGGGCGAATCGGGCGTCGGGAAAACCGCGATTGCCGAAGGGCTTGCCTGGCGTATCGTGCAGGGCGACGTGCCGGAAGTCATGGCCGACTGCACCATCTACGCGCTGGATATCGGCTCGCTGCTCGCGGGCACCAAATACCGCGGCGATTTCGAAAAACGCTTCAAGGCGCTGCTCAAACAGCTGGAGCAGGATAACAACAGCATTCTGTTTATCGATGAGATCCATACCATCATCGGCGCGGGTGCGGCCTCCGGTGGCCAGGTGGATGCCGCGAACCTGATCAAACCGCTGCTTTCCAGCGGTAAAATTCGGGTGATGGGCTCCACGACGTACCAGGAGTTCAGCAACATTTTCGAAAAAGACCGCGCGCTGGCGCGTCGCTTCCAGAAAATCGACATCACCGAACCGAGCGTTGATGAAACCGTCCAGATAATTAACGGCCTGAAACCGAAGTATGAAGCGCACCACGACGTGCGTTACACCGCGAAAGCGGTCCGCGCGGCGGTTGAGCTGGCGGTGAAATATATCAACGACCGTCATCTGCCGGACAAAGCTATCGACGTTATCGACGAAGCGGGCGCGCGTGCGCGTCTGATGCCCGTCAGCAAGCGTAAGAAAACTGTCAACGTGGCGGATATCGAGTCCGTTGTGGCCCGTATCGCGCGTATTCCGGAGAAGAGCGTGTCGCAAAGCGATCGCGATACCCTGAAAAACCTGGGCGACCGCCTGAAAATGCTGGTGTTTGGTCAGGATAAAGCCATTGAGGCATTAACCGAGGCCATCAAAATGAGCCGCGCGGGGCTGGGACATGACCGTAAACCGGTCGGTTCTTTCCTCTTCGCAGGCCCGACCGGCGTCGGCAAAACCGAGGTGACGGTGCAGCTTTCCAAAGCGCTGGGCATCGAACTGCTGCGCTTTGATATGTCCGAGTATATGGAGCGCCATACCGTGAGCCGTCTGATTGGCGCGCCTCCGGGTTATGTTGGCTTCGATCAGGGCGGTCTGCTGACCGACGCGGTTATCAAGCATCCGCATGCGGTGCTGCTGCTCGATGAAATTGAAAAAGCGCACCCGGACGTCTTTAACCTGCTGCTGCAGGTGATGGATAACGGCACGCTGACCGATAACAACGGGCGCAAAGCGGATTTCCGCAACGTGATTCTGGTGATGACGACCAACGCTGGCGTGCGTGAAACTGAGCGTAAATCTATCGGGCTTATCCGTCAGGATAACAGCACCGATGCGATGGAGGAGATCAAAAAGATCTTCACACCGGAGTTTCGCAACCGTCTCGACAATATCATCTGGTTTAACCATCTCTCTGCCGAGGTTATCCATCAGGTGGTCGACAAGTTTATCGTCGAACTGCAGGCGCAGCTTGACCAGAAAGGCGTCTCCCTGGAAGTCAGCCAGGAAGCGCGTGACTGGCTGGCAGAGAAAGGCTATGACCGTGCGATGGGCGCGCGTCCAATGACCCGCGTCATTCAGGATAACCTGAAAAAACCGCTGGCCAACGAGCTGCTGTTTGGCTCGCTGGTGGATGGCGGACAGGTGTCCGTTGCGCTGGATAAAGACGGCGATAAGCTGACGTACAGCTTCCAGAGCGCGCAGAAGCACAAGCCTGAAGCCGCGCACTAA
- the infA gene encoding translation initiation factor IF-1 yields MAKEDNIEMQGTVLETLPNTMFRVELENGHVVTAHISGKMRKNYIRILTGDKVTVELTPYDLSKGRIVFRSR; encoded by the coding sequence ATGGCCAAAGAAGACAATATTGAAATGCAGGGTACCGTTCTTGAAACGTTACCTAACACTATGTTCCGCGTAGAACTGGAAAACGGTCACGTGGTAACTGCCCATATCTCCGGTAAAATGCGCAAAAACTACATCCGCATTCTGACGGGCGACAAAGTGACTGTTGAGCTGACCCCGTACGACCTGAGCAAAGGCCGCATTGTCTTCCGTAGTCGCTAA
- the aat gene encoding leucyl/phenylalanyl-tRNA--protein transferase: protein MRLVQLSRHSIAFPSPEGALREPNGLLALGGDLSPARLMMAYQQGIFPWFSPGDPILWWSPDPRAVLWPGRLHISRSMKRFHRRSPYRVTLNHAFNAVIQGCASDRDDGTWITNDVVIAWQRLHELGHAHSVEVWQDDQLVGGMYGVAQGTLFCGESMFSRSENASKTALVVFCNYFMAQGGRLIDCQVLNPHTASLGAIEIPRRDYLQHLAELRQLALEERCWVPHTLFTPAG from the coding sequence ATGCGTCTGGTGCAGCTTTCTCGTCATTCGATTGCTTTCCCCTCACCTGAGGGGGCGTTACGTGAACCCAACGGCTTACTGGCATTAGGCGGCGATCTCAGCCCGGCGCGCCTGATGATGGCCTATCAACAGGGCATTTTTCCGTGGTTTTCACCGGGCGACCCGATTTTATGGTGGTCGCCGGATCCACGCGCCGTGCTCTGGCCCGGGCGGCTCCACATCAGCCGCAGCATGAAGCGCTTTCACCGCCGATCGCCCTATCGCGTTACGCTGAATCACGCCTTTAACGCCGTTATCCAGGGCTGCGCCAGCGACCGTGATGACGGCACCTGGATTACCAATGACGTCGTTATCGCCTGGCAGCGCCTGCACGAACTGGGTCATGCGCACTCGGTAGAAGTCTGGCAGGACGATCAGCTGGTCGGCGGAATGTACGGCGTGGCGCAGGGCACGCTATTTTGCGGCGAATCGATGTTCAGCCGCAGCGAGAACGCCTCGAAAACCGCGCTGGTGGTGTTTTGCAATTATTTTATGGCCCAGGGCGGCAGGCTTATCGACTGTCAGGTGCTGAATCCGCATACCGCGTCGCTCGGCGCGATTGAGATCCCGCGCCGCGATTATCTGCAACACCTGGCCGAGCTTCGCCAGCTCGCGCTTGAAGAACGGTGCTGGGTGCCGCACACCCTTTTTACACCCGCAGGATAA